In Leucoraja erinacea ecotype New England chromosome 28, Leri_hhj_1, whole genome shotgun sequence, the following are encoded in one genomic region:
- the dusp14 gene encoding dual specificity protein phosphatase 14, whose translation MSSRSQSFFHRTPPGPSSKPRLVTGGVLGGIAQITPFLYLSSGNAAANRNLVLSKGITCIINATMEIPNANWPEVEYVKVPVADLPHAPLSLYFDSIADKIHSISKKHGSALVHCVAGVSRSASLCIVYLMKFHKISLLEAHNWVKSRRPIIRPNVGFWKQLIEYERKLFGKNSVKMVQSPIGVIADVYEKETRNLTPFWGI comes from the coding sequence ATGAGTTCCCGCAGTCAAAGCTTTTTTCACCGCACCCCGCCCGGTCCCTCCTCTAAGCCCCGGCTAGTGACTGGAGGGGTGCTGGGTGGGATTGCACAGATCACCCCCTTCCTCTACCTGAGCAGTGGGAATGCAGCTGCCAACCGCAACCTGGTCCTGTCCAAGGGCATCACCTGCATTATTAACGCCACCATGGAGATCCCCAATGCCAACTGGCCTGAGGTGGAGTATGTCAAGGTGCCAGTGGCAGACCTGCCCCATGCCCCACTCTCCCTTTACTTCGACAGCATTGCCGACAAGATCCACAGCATTAGCAAGAAGCATGGATCTGCTTTGGTGCACTGCGTGGCTGGAGTCAGTAGATCCGCCTCTCTTTGTATTGTGTACCTGATGAAGTTCCACAAGATCTCCCTGCTAGAGGCTCATAACTGGGTCAAATCTCGCCGGCCCATCATCCGGCCCAACGTGGGCTTCTGGAAGCAGCTCATTGAGTACGAGCGGAAACTCTTTGGCAAGAACAGCGTGAAAATGGTGCAGTCCCCCATCGGGGTGATCGCAGATGTTTACGAAAAAGAAACCAGGAACCTCACCCCCTTCTGGGGCATTTAA